The Bacillota bacterium genome contains the following window.
CCTGGGTAGCCGCGAGCGGCAACTGATTATCGAGAAAGCCCCAACCGAGACCATTCGGGAGGCAGCGGTGAGCCGCGGGATGGTCACACTCTGGGATGATGGCTTTAAGAAGGCGATGGATGGGCTAACTACTTTGCAGGAAGTGATTCGGGTGGCCAGTGGCGAGTTCAACTGAGGAGGGCAAGATGTTGATTCAGCACTTATTAGAGATGGTCATTGCCCAAAACGCTTCCGACCTGCACCTGACGGTGGGTGTGCCGCCGGTGCTGCGCATTGATGGGCACCTCACGCCTATTGAGAGTGAGGCGTTAACACCGGAACACACGGCCGAGCTGGCGAACCAGTTGTTTACGCCCAAACTGCGGGAAAAGTTCAACCAGGATGGCCAGGTGGATTTTTCCTATTCCCTGCCCCAGCGGGGGCGGTTTCGGGTGAATGTGTACAAACAGCGGGGCTGTACCGGGCTGGCCATTCGGCTGATTCCGTACCGGGTTCCGACTTTAGCAGAACTGGGTCTGCCCGAGGTGTTAAAGACGTTGACCAGGAGGCCCAAGGGCCTGGTGCTGGTCACCGGTCCGACGGGCAGCGGCAAATCAACCACCCTGGCGGCGATGATAGAGCAGATCAACACCGAACGTAGCGGGCATATTATCACTCTGGAAGACCCGATTGAGTATCTGCACCGGCACAAAAAGTGCGTTATCAACCAGCGGGAAATCGGGCTGGATACCCCGTCGTTCGCTCAGGGACTGCGGGCGGCGTTGCGTCAGGACCCCGACGTGATCCTGGTCGGCGAGATGCGCGACCTGGAAACGATCGCGACGGCGATAACGGCAGCAGAGACGGGACATTTGGTCCTGGCGACCCTGCATACGGTGGATGCGGCGCAGACGATTGACCGGATCATCGATGTTTTTCCGCCCAACCAGCAGCAGCAGATCCGGGTCCAACTGGCGGCCACGCTGCAGGGGGTGGTGGCCCAGCAACTATTGCCCCGGGCGGATGGCCGGGGACGGGTGGCCGCGCTGGAAATCATGCTGGTGACCCCGGCCATCAGAAACTTGATTCGGGAAGGGAAGACCCACCAGATCATTTCCAGCCTGCAGACCGGCGGAAAATTGGGGATGCAGACAATGGAACAGGCGCTGCGCAATTTGGTGCAGAGCGGCCTGGTGACGCGCGAGGAAGCGATGCTGCGGACCAATAATCTTGATGCCTTGACGAGTCTGCTTTCACCCCGGCCGCCATTCTGAGCAAGGAGCGTGGTGAACAGTGGCCCCGCAATACGTCTACAAGGTGCGCGACCGCGCCGGCCAGCCGTTTACCGGGAGCTTTGAAGCACCGAGCTGGCAGGATGTCGTCGAGCGCTTGCTGGCCAGCGATTATTTCATCGTGGACATCCGGGAAAAGCCGCGGCGCCTGTGGGAGATCGATATCCGGGAAATTGATTTCAAGCAATACCTGCAACCCCGGGTCAAGACAAAGGAGCTGGCTTTGTTCTGCCGTCAGCTGGCTACCCTGCTCAACACGGGCGTCCCGCTGTTGACCGGCCTGCAGCTCCAGGCCCAGCAGTTACCGAACAGCACCCTGCGGGAAACGGTCCGCGGGGTGATCCATGAACTGGAAGCCGGCCGAACCCTGGCGGAATCGCTGGGCAAATTTCCCCGGGTCTTCCCGCCGCTGTTTGTGCATATGGTGGAAGCGGGTGAGGTTGGGGGCGTCCTGGACAGTGTGCTGGAGCGGCTGGCCAGCCATTACGAAAAGGAGTACGACTTGAACGAGAAGGTTAAATCGGCGATGACTTATCCCGCGATTGTGCTGGTGGTAGCGCTCCTGGCGATCGGTTTTATGACCGGCTTTGTTTTGCCTACTTTTGCCACCATGCTGACTGGGCTGGGCACAGCGTTACCGCTGCCCACCAGACTGGTTTTGGGCTTCAGCCGTTTGGTGCAGCAATACTGGCTACCCCTACTCGGTTTAATTGCGGGCGTGGTGTTGGCGGGGTACCGGTACAGCCGCAGTCAGCGCGGCCAGGCCCGGTGGGATGAATTGATTCTGCGTCTGCCGGTGCTGGGGCAACTGCAGCAGAAGCTCCTGGTTTCCCGGTTTACCCGGACCCTGGGCACCCTCCTGCGCAGCGGTGTGCCCATCCTGCCGGCCCTGGAGGTGGTCAGGCGGACTACCGGTAATAAAACGGTGGACCGGGCCATCCAGGCCGCCCAGGAGAACGTGCGCGACGGTTTTGGCATCGCCGAACCGCTGGCCAGTTGCTGGGTTTTTCCTCCGCTGGCAATCCAGATGATCAAGGTGGGGGAAGAAAGCGGCGAACTTGATGCCCTCCTGGAGCGGATCAGTGATTTTTACGACCGCGAGGTTGATGCCCTGGCCAGCCGGCTGGCCTCGATGATCGAGCCGCTGCTGATTGTCGGCCTCGGTGGGATCATCGGCTTCATGATCATTTCGCTCCTGCTGCCGATGTTCAACCTGATCGGTGCGGTGAAGTAACCGGCGACTGTCGCAAGAAACAGGATAAAATGCGGGTGATTTTGGCAAAAAGTACTTTACAAAGTCGGAAATTTATGATTAATTAAAATTACAGAGCATTAATTATATACTTATACACATATACATACATTACACATATACATACATACACAGCATATTAATTTTATTTGCGTATTAATTATTAAAGTATATTAGAATATCAATAAGTATCAATCATAAAATTAATGAGGCTGGATTGGGAAAGTTGAATCTGAGGGGATTTGAAAAAAGGAAAAATTGGCGGCGAGGAAACTTCACCCATCACCTGGGCACCTGGGGTGGAGAGGAGCCAGTGGTGCAACCGGCCAATTTGGAATTATCAACACCAGTAAATTTTAGGAGGAAAGGGGGTGCAATGATGATTCGGAAATTGGCCAATATTTTTGCCCGCTGCCGGGAGGAAAAGGGCTTCACCCTGGTGGAACTGATGATCGTGGCGGTGATCATCGGGATTTTAGCGGCTATCGCCGTGCCCCAGTTTGTGAACGCCACGGACAAGGCGAAGGAGAGCCGGGTCCAGGCTGACCTGAAGATGATCGCCGATGCGCTGGAGCGGTATCAGGCTGCTCAACCCAACAGCAAATACCCAGCAACTGGTAGCATTTGGTCAGAACTGAATGGAACATATCTGAAAGGTGCATCTGGAACTGCGCTTGTAGATCCGTGGGGTCATGATTACCAATATGTAGCGGATACCAATAGAAAGCAATATATAGTTTATAGTTACGGCCCGGATGGTTTGTGTAGTACTGCCAGTGAACGCGAGGATGACTGGTATGTTATGCATAATAAGGGCGTAACAAAGGGAGACCATGTTCTAAGTTTCTAGACTAAATTTTTAGCGGTTAATGAATAAATAATAGTTAATTGCTAAACCAATCAGATTCAAACAAAGCAGGGTACAAGCCCTGCTTTAAACCATTCTTTTTAAGAAGGAGTTAATTTATAATAACATAACTGCTACCAGGAGCGTTACTATGCCCAATTGGCTTGACTATCCAAATTATCTCAACTATATCTTCATCTTCCTCCTCGGCCTGATCATCGGCAGTTTTCTCAATGTCTGCATCTACCGCCTCCCGCGGGGGGAGTCTATCGTGTTCCCGCCCTCCCACTGCCCCTACTGCCAGACCAGGCTGAAACCGTGGGAACTGGTACCAGTTATCAGCTGGCTGTGGCTGCGCGGCCGGTGCCATTATTGTGGAGAACCGGTTTCGTGGCGTTACCCGGCGGTAGAGTTGTTGACCGGCCTTATTTTTTTGCTTTTATTTGCCCGCCAGGGATTAACCTGGTCCCTGCTGGAGCAGCTTGTCCTGGCTTCGTTTTTGCTTGTGCTGACGATGATCGATCTTGAGCACTGCTTGTTGCCAGATAAGCTGACTATTTCGGGACTGATGGTGGGCTTTGCTTTCAGCGCTTTGACCCCGGGCGTTGGCTGGCGGTCTGCCCTGGTAGGCTTGCTCGTGGCGGGAGGCAGCCTCCTGCTTGTCGCGGTGGTCAGCCGGGGCGGTATGGGTGGGGGAGACATCAAGCTGGCGGCGATGATCGGGGCGTGGCTGGGCTGGCCCCAGGCGATCCTGGCGGTATTTTTGGCGTTCGTGGTGGGTGGTCTGGCAGGAATTTTGCTGCTGGTCACGAAAATAAAGTCGAGAAAAGACCTGATCCCTTTCGGGCCATTTCTGGCGGTGGGGACATTTATCGCCATGTTATGGGGGCAGGGGGTTGTTCGCTGGTATCTTTCCTTATTCTAAAATCTTCTGAATTCTGATATCTGCTGACCAAAAATATTGATCAATTTGAACAGCCGGGGATTAACTACGTAGCAACTGGAGGACCAGCAGGATGTTTTTTGGACAAAGCTCAATTCTAGGTTTGGACATCGGGAGCAGTCAGATTAAAATCGTCGAGATCAAGAAAGGTCGTCGATGGCCTCGCCTGCTCAAGGTTGAGGTGGCGCCGACACCAGGGGGGGCGATTCTTGATGGCCAGATCGTGCAGCCGCGGGAACTCGCTGAACATTTGCGTCACCTGCTGGTTACGGCGGGAATTAAAACCAAGCGGGTGGTCGGATCAATCGGGGGGAAAAACGTTATCACCCGGCTGATCAAGGTGCCGGTGATGCCGACGAAGGAATTGCAGACGGCCTTGCGCTTCGAGGCGGAGAAATACATCCCGGTACCGATAAATGAGCTGATTCTTGATTACCTGGAGCTGGGTGAAGTTTTGGCCGAAGGGGTGCGGCAGAAACAGATCATGCTGGTGGCGGTGGCCCGGGCGGTGGTGGAGACCTACTGCCAGGTTTTGCTCGGGGCAGGGCTCCGACCGGTAGCGCTTGAAATTGAGCCCCTGGCGCTCTGGCGGTCTGTTGGCGGTATGGGTAAGTTCAGCAGCCCAGAGGCGACCCCGGACATCTTTTGTCTGGCCTGCCTGGACCTGGGAGCGACCATTACGAATCTGGTGATCTGCCGCAACAAACAGCTTCAGTTCAGCCGTGTGTTGTCCTGGGGAGGGAACACCATCACCGAAAACCTGATGCAGACATTTGGCTGGGACTTCACCCGGGCAGAAAATGAGAAGCGGTCAGGGCGAGTGGCCCAGCCCACCGGGTTAGCCGGGGATGAGGCGGTGCTGTCAACCCAAATTCGCGTAGCCATTGAAAATACCCTGTCTGACCTTGCCTACGAGGTGCGGCGTTCCCTGGACTATTACCGGGTGCAAGCCCGGGATGAAGGGGTGCAAAAGATCATTTTATGCGGCGGAACAGCCAGTCTGACTGGTCTGGATACGTACTTAGAAAGGGAATTGGGACTGCCAGTTAAAGTGGGAAATCCCTTGCTGTCATACGACGATGATCTGCCGATCCGACAGCGCAAAGAGGCCCAGAAGATCGCTCCAGCCACCGCGGTTGCGCTCGGTTTGGGGCTGCGTGAGGTGATCGGATGATGCCCCGCATTAACCTATTACCGGAACGGCTGCGCGGCGTTTACGAGTACGATTGGCGGCGGTCGCTCCGGCGGTTCCTGCTGGTCACCGTGGTGCTTATTTTCCTGGTCGGGGCGGGCGGCTTTTGTGTTTGGGCGGGAAGGCAAGTCCTGGACCAGACTGCTCAGTTAAACGCTGTCAATGCCAGGCTGCAGGCCCTGGCGCCGACGCTGGCGAAGATCGAGGCCCTGGAAAAGGACCGGGTGCAGACAGAAGAAAAAGTGACCTTTTTTCAAAAGTTGATGGACAACCGTCAGGTTTGGCCGAAGGTCCTCACTGAGGTCAAAACCAAGATGCCCCGGGAGATTTGGTTGACTGAAATTGCCCTGAATGATAAAGGGGTGCTTGAGATAAAGGGGTACGCGGCCTCGTTTACTTCTGTCGGCGAGTATCTGCTGAGCTTGTCGACCGGGCCGCTGGTGAATGAAGCGGCTTTGAAAATAGCGCAGGAAGAAACCTTGGACCAACGTCAGGTAGTCTACTTTGAGATTGTTTGCTCCCGGGTAGCTAATTTAACGGCTGATCAGGCTAAAACGGCGGCTGGTTCAATTCCGCCGAATGGGAGGGGGGCTGGACGGCCGTGACCAGATTCAAATTGGCCAAACGGGAAAAAATATTGCTTGGCCTCCTGCTGGTAGTAGCGGCGGGGGCTTTGGTTTACTGCTTCTGGCTGGGTGGTGCGGTGAACAAGTTTTTTTCGACTCGCCAGACCCTGGCTGCCCAGCAGGCCCAGCTGGCTCAGGCGGAGAAAATGGCGGCTGACCTGCCCTTATACGAAACGCAGAATCAAGCAGCCCACCGGAAGCTGCAGGCGCTGGTGGTAAATTTCCCTAACAAACTGGAGGCGGGGAAGGTTTTGCTCCGGTTGGAGGGCTGTGCCCGGCAAAACGGGGTCAGACTCCAGGTTTACCAGCCTCTGGCCAGTGTGGATAAGCAGGAGTATCTAGAGCTTCCCGTGCGCGTTGTCGTCGCCGGGACGTACAGCCAGATCGTAGGTTTTTTACGGACGATGGAAGGCTTGCCTAACCTGATGGGTATTCGCACCTTCAGCATTCAACCGGAGGTGCCGAAACAGGGAAGCGCGGCCAAAGCCCAAAGCAAAACCAGTCTGGGCGTGAAACCAACGGAGGCCCAACCACTGACCGCTGATATAACCGTTCTGTTCTACGGCACGGGCACGAAAAAATAAATCAAACTTGGCTTAAAGCGAGCCTTACCCCTTGTGGCAAGGCTTTTTTGTCAAATTTACAAAATTTTAACAGGGTATGGCAGGAATTTACAATATATTACGCGAATATAGAATCACTTTGGTGATAAAGATGAACGAACTGAGCAAGAAGTTACTGGGGCAGGTCCTATGTGAGACGGGCCTGATCACGGAAGGTCAACTGAAAGAAGCTCTGCGGGTACAAAAAAATACAGGTCAACAACTGGGCCGGCTATTAGTTCAGCTGGGTTACCTGAAAGAAAGCGACTTACTGAATACCCTTGAGCACTACCTGGGTATTTCCCAGATAAAATTGCCTAATAGTGAAATTGATCCCAATGTACCCCGACTGATTCCCCGGCACCTGGCTGAGCGCTATCTGGTGCTGCCGATCGAGCGAGTGGGTTCGCGTCTGACCCTGGCGATGGTCGAACCGATGAATGTGATGGCTATTGAGGACGTACGGCTGTGTACTGGGTTGGAAATTACTCCCGTCCTGGCGATGGAGAGTGAAATCATCGCGGCGATTGAGCAGCATTATGGCCCAGCTGATACTTTTTCTGAACTGCTGGCCGACGTGAAAACTGTTCCTTCTAGTGGCGATGAAGATATCCCGGCAGTGCGCCTGTTGGAACTGGTTCAGGAAGCGCCAGTCGTCCGGTTGGTCAACTGGATCATCGGGCAGGCCGTGAACCGGCGAGCGAGTGACCTCCATGTTGAACCCCAGGAGGCCGATATTCGGGTGCGTTATCGTACAGACGGTATTTTGTTTGAACTTCTGACTTTGCCCAAGCAGCACCAGGCGGCGGTGGTTTCGCGGCTGAAGATCATGGCGAATCTGGACATTGCTGAAAAAAGGCTGCCGCAGGATGGGCGCCTGCGGCATAGTATTGACGGCCGGGTTATTGACTGCCGGGTTTCGACTCTACCGACTATTTTTGGGGAGAAAGTAGTCCTGCGCATTCTGGATAAGAGTTTAGGATTGCTGAAAATCGGCGAATTGTCGTTTTTGCCGAATAATTTTCAACGATTTCTTGAACTAATCAACCGACCGCACGGCATTATTTTATTGACTGGCCCGACCGGGAGCGGAAAGACAACCACGTTGTATGCGATCTTGAACCACCTTAGTTCGACAGAAAAGAATATCGTGACGATTGAGGACCCGGTTGAATACACCCTGCCCGGGATCAATCAAGCGCAGGTTAATCAAAAGGCGGGGTTTTCTTTTGCCAATGGCCTGCGGTCGATCCTGCGACAGGACCCGGACGTGATCATGGTCGGTGAGATTCGGGACCGGGAAACTGCTGACCTAGCGGTGGAAGCGGCTTTGACCGGGCACCTGGTGCTCAGTACTTTACACGCCAACAGCGCGCCGGGAGCGGTGGTCCGGCTCCTGGAAATGGGGATTGAGCCTTTTCTCATCGCTTCAGCGATGCGCGGTGTAGTTAATCAACGCCTGGTGCGAACAATTTGTGGCGAATGTCGGGAACGACAGGAAATCTCGTCCGGGATCATCGAGAAATATAACCTGAATGCCGACGGCACTTTTTATCTGGGCCAGGGTTGTCCCTACTGTCAGGGTACGGGTTACCGTGGAAGGTTAGCTATTCAGGAAGTGCTGGTGATGAACCGCGATCTGCAGGATCTGGTAATCCGCAAGGCCAGTGAGGACCAGATTAATCAGGCGGCTATTGCGGCGGGGATGACTACGCTCTGGGAGGATGGACTTTGTAAGGCGGAGTTGGGACTAACTTCGCTGGCGGAAGTAATTAAAACCGTCCGGGGGATGCAAAGTACATGACACCTCGTTTCCGCTACTGCTTGCGTGACCAGTCGGGTCAGCTTATCCGGGGTTGTGTAGAGGCCGACGACCGCCTGAAGACGTTGCGGCGGTTACTGGAAAGTGGCTACGTAGTCACCGACCTGGTGGAAATCCCAATTAGTCCCTTGAAAGCATTTTTCGCAAGGCAATCGGGGTCATGGCATTGGTCTCCACTGGTTTCCGGTCGGGACGTGGCAGTGCTGTGTAGACAGTTGAGCACCCTGCTGCAGGCGGGTGTCCCGCTTCTTTCGGCCCTGGCCACCGTAGAAAAACAGACCGTGCATCGTCATCTGCGGCGGATCGTCATCGAGATCCGCCAGCGGGTTCACGACGGAGCGGAACTGAGTGAGGCTCTGGCCGGTTATCCGGCGGTTTTCCCCAGTTTCCTGGCCCAGATGGTGCGGGCCGGTGAAGTAACGGGGCGAGTGGACCAGGTGTTTGCGCAAGTGGCTCGCTACCTGGAGCGCAGCTTGAGAGTTAAACAGAAGCTGTTGACGGCCACAATTTATCCCGGGCTGCTTAGCCTGTTTGCCATATTGGTTGTGATTTTTCTCCTGACGGTAGTTATACCCAATTTTGCCAGCGTGTTTCATTCCGTTGGCGCGACATTACCCTGGCCAACCCGGTTGCTGATGCGACTGGGGGATTTAACTCGGACTTATCTGGCTATAATTGGCGGGGTTGGTTTGACGACTGGTTTATTCGCGGGTCTGCTCCGCAAGATATGTCCTCCCTTTCAACTTTGGTGGGATCAGATCTGGTTGCGGTTCCCACTGATCGGCTGGGTGAACCGTCAGCTGCTGGTCGCCAGGTTCTGTCAGCTGCTCCACCTGTTGATTGGGGCGGGGGTCGGCCTTTCAGTTGGCTTGCGGGTGGTGGCGGAAAGCGTTGGTAATCGGGCCGTTGCCCGGGAAATCAGGCGCCTGGAGGAGCGGATTGCGGCGGGAGAAGATTTGCGTCAACCCTTGAGTGAATCGGTGATTTTTCCCCCAATGGTGGCACAGCTGGCTGCAGTTGGGGAAGAGAGCGGGTCACTGGAGGAGATGTTCTCCCTGCTGGCGGCTTACTACGAAGGGGAGGCCGAGTACTGGCTTGAAAGCATGATTGGGCTGGTTGAACCAGGCTTGATTCTGCTCCTTTCGGTGGTGGTGGGGTTTGTGGCGATAAGCATGTTCTGGCCGATGTTTGAGGCCCTGGAGTTGATCCAATAGGAGGGGGGTGGTGTGATGAGTGAGGTGAGAACATTAGTTAAAAGCATATCAGGGTTCACCTTGGTGGAGATATTGGCGGTCGTGGTGGTGCTGACCATGCTCAGTGGTTTGATGCTGCCCAAGGTGTTCAAAGGGGTTGAGGAGTCCAAAGCAAAGGGCTGTTCGGCCAACGTCAAAATGCTGCAGGCCGAGGTGGATCGCTATTACCTGGATGTGGGGAGTTACCCTTCCTCCTTGACTGAACTGAAAAGCAGCAGCGCACCGGGATGGGCCGGCCCTTACATCGAGGAGGTACCCTCCTGCCCGGTGAAAAGCACGGCTACCTACTCAATTACTAATGGCAAAGTGTCCTGCAACCATGCTACCCAATAGTCAATAGTTTCGGCAATGCGGCGGAACGGAAAAAGCCGGTCTACGAGCACCCGGTTGACGAAGCAGGAATCCTGGAATGGAGATATTATTCCATGAAAGGAGGAACGGATTGGCGGTGAGAAACGCTCTTTTTCTGATTTTCAGCAGTCAACAGGGGCTGATTTTACTCGAGATTCTGGCCGCCTTACTGCTGATCGCCATCAGTTTCACCATGGTGTTAGGGTTGTTCGGTCCGATGTGGCGCAGCTATACCAGCGCGAAAAACATTACGGTAGCGACTAATGTTGCCCAGGGTATTGTTGATGGGTTAAAGCATAATCCTAATCGCCTGATTCCTGGCGTGTATGATTCGGTGGCGGAATTAAACCTGCCGGTGGTGGTTCCCGTCGGTTTTTCCGTCGAGGTGGAGATTTCTCCGAAGGCTGATGAACCTGGACTTTTTAAAGTGATCGTGACTGTTACCTGGCAAGAAAAAGAACGACCGCGGCAGGTGACGGTGATGAACTATCTGGCTCGACCATGAGGCGGATTAAATATAAGCAGTGGCATCAGTACGGTTACACCTTGCTTGAGGTTCTCGCCACGTTGAGTATTATCGTTATACTCTCCACGGGTATCGCGGGTCTATTTAGCAGTGTCGCCCGTACCTGGTGGACCGGCGCCAGTCAGGCCGAGGCGCAGTATGCGGCGCGTCTGGCCGTGGAACGATTGAGCAGCGAAATTCGGGCGGCCACAAAACTGGTGCTGGTTGAGAGTAATCGGTTGGTGTTAATTAACCCAGATGGAAATAAGATTGAGTTTATCTTGACCAACCACACCCTGTACCGCCGCTTTTATCGGCGAGAAAGTTCTCCTTATCCGGAGACCGCTCACCCGGTGACGGAATCGGTGGAAGAACTCAAATTTCAGCTGATTGACGGGGGGCTGGTGCAGATCCAGGTAACCGTGAAGGTTGGGCCATGGGAAAACAGGCTATCAACACAGACAATGGTGCGCGCTCAAGCCGTGCCTTGAGAAAGAGTCAAAGGTGTGAGGGCAACTTGATGGGGAACTTGAGCGGTAGGGTGGTAACCAGTGAAGGTGGATACGTTTTGGTTATAGCCCTTTTTGTTTTATCGCTGGTGTTTATCGTCGGATCGACGCTGCTATTTATCGCGCAGATGGAGGAAAGGATTGCCATAAATTACCAAAATCAGACCGTCTGTCTATACCTGGCGGAAGCCGGTTTAGAGCGGGTGCGACTGGCGATTAATCAGCAACCCTCCCTGCTTAATGCCGACAACGCCAGCCAGACGCCCGATTACACCTGGAATGAATCAGTGAGCGCCGGCGACTGGCTGGGACAAACGGAAGCGAAAGTGTTTTTCCCCAATAACCGGGGATTGATCGAGGTGATCGCGACTGGACGGTGTTCCCCAGGAATAAGGACGATCAAGGCGGAGATTCGTCCTCCCTTTGATTTTGCGGCTTTTGCCCGGGATAACTGGGTGGTGGACAGTCATACTCCAACGTCGATCACGATTAATGGCCACCTCCATGCCCCTTGTCCTTTAAGTTCACAGCTGCCGGAACTAATCACCATTAACTCCGGGATGGTGCGGTCGGGGTACTATTTTCCGGAACTGCGTTTGGATGATTTACGGCTGATGGCCCAGGTCAACGCTGACCTTTCCTGGGTCTATATTCCCGGTTCGGTTATGCTCAACGGGCGTGAACTGAGGCCAGGACACCATGTCTTTGTCGAAGGGAGTGCCGACGTGTCGGGTTTCCTTCCCGCCGGGGTCGTGATCGTGGCGACTGGTGGTCTCAATCTGACCGTAGAAAATGGCGGACCGGCCGGTCTGGTGGCCGGCGGAGAAACCCGGTTAAGTTGTCCTCCTGGTGGTCAGGTCAGCCTGGAGGCACTGCTGTATTCGTTAACGGAAGTTCACCTGGAGGCCCCGGAGGGAGCGGTGATTGAGATCAATGGAGCAGTGGTGGCCCCAAACCTGGAATTGACAACGCGAACTTCGGATACGGGTATCGGGGCGATAAAGCTTAATTTCGCATCTGCCGTGCTGCCACCGGTCGGTGAAGTCGTCAAATTCACCAACTACGGTGGTACGGTAGCGTCCTGGAGAGAAACCGTACAGTAAATGTGAGGTGGATACTATGAAGTGGTGGGGCAAGAAATATCGGGTAGGGCTTGATCTTGGTAGCTGCCAGATCAAGCTGGTGCAATTAAGGCGAGAGAAAAGAGGCTGGACGGTTGATTTGTACGGAATAAGACCTACACCAGCCGGAGCGATTAGCGGAGGAGTTATCCAACAAGTGTCGGTAATGGCGGCAGCGATTCGGGAAATGGTTAATAAACTCGGTGTGACAGAACGCCGGGTAGTGGTAGCCATTCCTGGACAGCAGATCTTGCTCCGGCATCCAATTCTCCCGCCAATGTCGAGACGAGAAACTCGCCGCGCTCTCAAACACTACGCAGAAGTCAATCTACCGATTCCTCTGGCCGAAGCGGTAATCGATTTTACTTATCTTGGTCATGTGCAAAATGAAACTGGAGCTAAAGATGAGTTTCTCCTGGTGGCCACCAGACGGCCGGTCCTGGATAGTCTGGTGCAAAGCATAACCGCAGCCGAACTGATGGCGGAGGCTGTAGAGGTTGAGCCTCTGGCTTTATACCGGGTTTTTAGGCAATGCCAACCAGACCCGAACACGGGCTTGACCTTGCTTAATCTAGGAGCGAGCGGCACTCAGGTCAGTTTTTTTACCGGTGACCGCTGGCGGTTTCACCGCAACCTGCCGTGGGGAACTAAGGAACTGGTAAATAGCGCACCCGGTCATGAAAAGATAAATGTTACGATGGTGGCCGAAGTTGCCCGGTCCTGGGAGTTCTGTCAGGGACTGCTGACCAGCACCCCTGTTCCACCGCTGGTGTTGATTGGGGGAGGCACCAGGTTGCCGGCTATCCGTCTAATTTTGGCTAATAACTTTACCGTGGTCGAGGATGGGCCGGAAGTACCAGGAGTCAATTTTCCTGAGGAAATTGGTGAATCGCGCTCTTCCTGGTTAGCCACTTATGGAGTAGCGCTGGGGCTGGCCTTGAGGGGTGTGAGTTGAGTGGCGGAGATTAATTTTCTGAAGGCAGCACGCCTGGAAACTGAACAGCAGCTCTGGTGGTTAAGTAGAAGGCTTTGGTTAATTATGGTGGCGGGCTTATTGATCTTATTAATCCTGATTGGTGGGCGTCAGATATTATTGTTCCACCGGTTGAAAATTGAACGCGCTGCCTGGCAGGCGAGAGTGGCATCGGTTGAGGGTTTGCTGGAGGAAGTAAATGCCCTCGAAAGTTTAATGGTCGAAACCTCAGTTAAGCAGGCCAGGATAAGTCAGCTTGCCCTGGAGCCAGGTATTCAGGTTAATGTTCTCCGCCAATTAGGTTCGGGTATACCGTCACCGGTAACCATCCAGCAAATCCATGGTTCAACC
Protein-coding sequences here:
- a CDS encoding type II/IV secretion system protein produces the protein MNELSKKLLGQVLCETGLITEGQLKEALRVQKNTGQQLGRLLVQLGYLKESDLLNTLEHYLGISQIKLPNSEIDPNVPRLIPRHLAERYLVLPIERVGSRLTLAMVEPMNVMAIEDVRLCTGLEITPVLAMESEIIAAIEQHYGPADTFSELLADVKTVPSSGDEDIPAVRLLELVQEAPVVRLVNWIIGQAVNRRASDLHVEPQEADIRVRYRTDGILFELLTLPKQHQAAVVSRLKIMANLDIAEKRLPQDGRLRHSIDGRVIDCRVSTLPTIFGEKVVLRILDKSLGLLKIGELSFLPNNFQRFLELINRPHGIILLTGPTGSGKTTTLYAILNHLSSTEKNIVTIEDPVEYTLPGINQAQVNQKAGFSFANGLRSILRQDPDVIMVGEIRDRETADLAVEAALTGHLVLSTLHANSAPGAVVRLLEMGIEPFLIASAMRGVVNQRLVRTICGECRERQEISSGIIEKYNLNADGTFYLGQGCPYCQGTGYRGRLAIQEVLVMNRDLQDLVIRKASEDQINQAAIAAGMTTLWEDGLCKAELGLTSLAEVIKTVRGMQST
- a CDS encoding type II secretion system F family protein, which produces MTPRFRYCLRDQSGQLIRGCVEADDRLKTLRRLLESGYVVTDLVEIPISPLKAFFARQSGSWHWSPLVSGRDVAVLCRQLSTLLQAGVPLLSALATVEKQTVHRHLRRIVIEIRQRVHDGAELSEALAGYPAVFPSFLAQMVRAGEVTGRVDQVFAQVARYLERSLRVKQKLLTATIYPGLLSLFAILVVIFLLTVVIPNFASVFHSVGATLPWPTRLLMRLGDLTRTYLAIIGGVGLTTGLFAGLLRKICPPFQLWWDQIWLRFPLIGWVNRQLLVARFCQLLHLLIGAGVGLSVGLRVVAESVGNRAVAREIRRLEERIAAGEDLRQPLSESVIFPPMVAQLAAVGEESGSLEEMFSLLAAYYEGEAEYWLESMIGLVEPGLILLLSVVVGFVAISMFWPMFEALELIQ
- a CDS encoding prepilin-type N-terminal cleavage/methylation domain-containing protein — its product is MSEVRTLVKSISGFTLVEILAVVVVLTMLSGLMLPKVFKGVEESKAKGCSANVKMLQAEVDRYYLDVGSYPSSLTELKSSSAPGWAGPYIEEVPSCPVKSTATYSITNGKVSCNHATQ
- a CDS encoding prepilin-type N-terminal cleavage/methylation domain-containing protein; translation: MRRIKYKQWHQYGYTLLEVLATLSIIVILSTGIAGLFSSVARTWWTGASQAEAQYAARLAVERLSSEIRAATKLVLVESNRLVLINPDGNKIEFILTNHTLYRRFYRRESSPYPETAHPVTESVEELKFQLIDGGLVQIQVTVKVGPWENRLSTQTMVRAQAVP
- the pilM gene encoding pilus assembly protein PilM, with the protein product MDTMKWWGKKYRVGLDLGSCQIKLVQLRREKRGWTVDLYGIRPTPAGAISGGVIQQVSVMAAAIREMVNKLGVTERRVVVAIPGQQILLRHPILPPMSRRETRRALKHYAEVNLPIPLAEAVIDFTYLGHVQNETGAKDEFLLVATRRPVLDSLVQSITAAELMAEAVEVEPLALYRVFRQCQPDPNTGLTLLNLGASGTQVSFFTGDRWRFHRNLPWGTKELVNSAPGHEKINVTMVAEVARSWEFCQGLLTSTPVPPLVLIGGGTRLPAIRLILANNFTVVEDGPEVPGVNFPEEIGESRSSWLATYGVALGLALRGVS